A section of the Salmo salar unplaced genomic scaffold, Ssal_v3.1, whole genome shotgun sequence genome encodes:
- the LOC106576636 gene encoding uncharacterized protein, with amino-acid sequence MEGTRGWPSDQQYFLKMHLPRIKKRTQSPHRETVSPVLSYYSEPAYLQHRKDVTRDLAPLPGGTRRGALEEEDQEETLSLRSMPSMRSTLSHASKVKRSRGFPKRHTIPELRLPPVTKIHPDPRASLELRGTGYLGCSRLPPIIKSTRTHEPLHQERPPGPAGYRPEKKGDVTPGLPEKEAVGLKKQGDVTPGLPEKEAVGLKKKGDVTPGLPEKEAVGLTKQGDIPPGLPEKRGCWSEEAGRHSPWTSREGGCWSEEAGRHSPWTSREGGCWSEEAGRHSPWTSREGGCWSEEAGRHSPWTSREGGCWSEEAGRHSPWTSREEGCWSEEEF; translated from the exons ATGGAAGGAACAAGAGGCTG GCCCTCTGATCAGCAGTACTTCCTTAAGATGCACCTCCCCAGGATCAAGAAGAGAACCCAGTCACCCCACAGAGAGACCGTTTCCCCTGTCCTCTCATACTACTCAGAGCCAGCCTACCTGCAGCACCGTAAG GATGTGACTAGAGATTTGGCCCCGCTGCCTGGTGGAACGAGAAGAGGAGCgctggaggaggaagaccaggaagaGACGCTGAGCCTACGGAGCATGCCCAGTATGAGAAGCACCCTGAGTCACGCCTCAAAGGTGAAAAGGTCACGGGGGTTCCCGAAGAGACACACCATCCCCGAGCTCAGACTGCCCCCTGTTACTAAGATTCATCCTGACCCCAG AGCCAGTCTGGAATTGAGGGGAACTGGCTACCTGGGATGTTCCAGACTTCCACCCATCATCAAATCTACCAGAACCCATGAGCCTCTGCACCAGGAGAGACCCCCAGGTCCAGCTGGGTACAG GCCTGAGAAGAAGGGAGACGTCACCCCTGGACTTCCAGAGAAGGAGGCTGTTGGTCTGAAGAAGCAGGGAGACGTCACCCCTGGACTTCCAGAGAAGGAGGCTGTTGGTCTGAAGAAGAAGGGAGATGTCACCCCTGGACTTCCAGAGAAGGAGGCTGTTGGTCTGACGAAGCAGGGAGACATTCCCCCTGGACTTCCAGAGAAGCGAGGCTGTTGGTCTGAAGAAGCAGGGAGACATTCCCCCTGGACTTCCAGAGAAGGAGGCTGTTGGTCTGAAGAAGCAGGGAGACATTCCCCCTGGACTTCCAGAGAAGGAGGCTGTTGGTCTGAAGAAGCAGGGAGACATTCCCCCTGGACTTCCAGAGAAGGAGGCTGTTGGTCTGAAGAAGCAGGGAGACATTCCCCCTGGACTTCCAGAGAAGGAGGCTGTTGGTCTGAAGAAGCAGGGAGACATTCCCCCTGGACTTCCAGAGAAGAAGGCTGTTGGTCTGAAGAAGAGTTTTAA
- the LOC106594235 gene encoding lysozyme C produces the protein MGTLYGLFQLSDHVICSSGSTPSLNLCQMNCSALIDDNISDDLNCVATIKQTMESGRGQKTMALKRMIDLLFQKECLATVASSYFSKC, from the exons ATGGGAACCCTCTACGGCTTGTTCCAGCTGAGCGATCATGTGATTTGTTCCTCGGGCTCAACGCCATCGCTGAACCTTTGCCAGATGAACTGCAGTG CTTTGATTGACGACAACATAAGTGATGACTTAAACTGTGTGGCGACTATCAAACAGACAAT GGAAAGTGGTCGCGGTCAAAAAACAATGGCTCTAAAGAGAAT GATCGATCTGCTCTTCCAGAAGGAATGTCTCGCGACGGTGGCCTCTAGCTACTTCTCCAAGTGTTGA